The nucleotide sequence CTACGAGTCCGCGCAGACCTTCGAGGGCCTGATCGCGATCGACCCGGCGGCGCACGAGGTGTGCGAGTGGCACGGCGTGGCCATCCGCGACCTGGTGCGGGAAATCTCCCAAGCCGCGTCCGCGCTCGTCGACGCGCCGCTGTTGTCGCTGCAGTGCCCGGCACAGCTGCCGACGATCGTGAAGACCCGCAACCACGATCTCCGCACGCGCAAGGAGGCCGCGGCCCCCTGCGCGTCGCTGGCGGTCCGGTTCGCGATCGCGCTGCGGGACGTGTCCGCGGCCGCGCGGTTCGAACTGGCCGACCGGTTCCGGGAGCTGTGCGAGAAGCACGGCTACAGCTTTTGGCTCGCCGACACCCGCCCGGGTCACCGGCAGGGGAACTGGTTCGAGGTCTACCACGCCGACGGCGAGTTCTCGCCGCTGTACAAGGGCGACCTCCGGTCCCGGCAGCGGATCGCCACGGTCCTGCCGGTGACCTTCGTCGGGCCGGCGCGGATCGGCTCCACGCACGCGGTCGTCTCCTTCCTGCAGCGCTATCCCCAGGTGGGCGTGGTCGGCTGCGCGGCCACGACGCTGTCCGACGTCGCGTTCGTCCACTTGCAGCTGGCGATCCACGGCGTGGCCGCCGACCGGCTGAGCCGCATTCTGGGCAAGCTGCTCGGCGAGTCGTCGACCCCGGCGCGGCCGCACCGGCTGCTGCGCGAGCTGTTCAAACGGCTCGGCCTGCCGCCCGACCCCGACGGGCCCGGCTCGTCCGAGCCGGACCCGACCGGCGACTACCAGACCTTCGCGGGTCCGGCGTTCGCCTACCGCCCGTACCAGATGCCCGACTGCCTGGCGGTCTGGGTGTCGTGGGAAATCGCCCGCCAGCACCGGGGCCTCGCTGCCCCGCTGGACTGCCTCTACCGCGCGCTGGCCCAGGTCGCGCCCCGGGTGACGACGCCGGACACCACCGCCTCGGCCGGTGAGCTCGCCACCGTCGAGTACCTCATCTGCCGCGCCACCGAGCAGTCGGTCATCCGCGGCAAGGCGAAGCTCGCCGTGCCGCGGTCGGTCCTGCGCGGGTTCTCCTCGAACGGCGAACCGCCCGCGGCCAAGCTGTGCGCGGCGCTGGAGGAGGCGTGGAAGGCCCATGTGGACCGGTCCGGCGTGGACGGAGTGAGCGAGCTGACGGTGGCGTGGCGCGAGTCCTGGCTCGGGCACTGGACCTACTCGTGACCCGGAAGGTCCCACGTCATGATGTCACCGCGCGGAGACCGGGGCGCCGGGGTGCCGGCTCGGCCAGGAGGCGCCGGCCGGCACGTTCGGGCCGGACGCCGGGAGTGGTGCGCACCTCCTCCGCCGGGAGGACGTCGAGCGCGCCGATGGCTTCCTCGTCCACCAGGATGCCGAGCCCCGGACGGTCGCCGAGCACGAAGGCACCGTCCTCGACGTCGTGGTCCACGGTCAGGCCGACCGGGGGCCGCAGGTCCTGCAGCTCGCTGACGAGGTGGTTGGGCACCGCGGTCGCGGCGTGCAGCAGTCCCGCCGGTGTGGTGCCGACCGGGCTCACTGGCAGATCGTGGGCGTGGGCCAGTGCCGCGACGCGCAGGAAGTGGGTGACGCCCCAGACCGACGCCGTCTGCACGACGTCCACCGCGCCGGCGGCCAGCAACGGGCGGAACTGCTCCAGCCCGGTGAGGTTTTCCCCGGTCGCCACCGAGGCGCGGATGCCCCGGCTCACCGCCGCCAGCCCCTCCGCGTCCCAGCGGCGGACCGGCTCCTCCACCCAGGTCAGGTCGAGCGTGCTCTCGAGCTCCCCGACGTGGCGCACGGCCTGCTTGCGCGTCCACGACTCGTTGGCGTCGAGCATCAGCCCCGGGCGCACTCCCCGCGAGAAGTCCGCCAGCACGTCCCGGACCAGGCACAACCGCCGCCGGTCCTGGTCGACGTCTCGGCCGCCTTTGACCTTCGCCACGCGCAGTCCGCGCTCGGCGTACGCCCGGTAGGTGGCCGCGAGCTCTTCCTCCGACAAGGCGATGTCGAGGCCCGACGCGTACGCGGGCACGCGCCGGTCACGGCCGCCCAGCAGACGCCACAACGGCTGCCCGGCGGCCTTCGCCTTGATGTCCCACAGCGCGGAGTCGAGGGCGCCGATCGTGCCGAAGACCTCGCCGGCGTGTCCGGCCTTGAACGTCCATCGAAGCATCCGGTCGTACAACGCGGCCACGGCCCGCGGATCCTCGCCTTCGATCGCCGGGAAGAGCTCCTCGATCCGCGGGTGGGGTCCCAGACCGGCACCGGTGACGCCCTCGTCGGTGTCGAGCAGGACGATCGGCACCTCCACGACGCCGTTGGCGTAGATGCCGTTGGCGTCGCCGACCGGCCGTCCCCAGTCCTGGACGGTGGTCAGGCTCCTGAACCCGGTGATCCGCATGACACCCCTTCACACCAGCCGATCGTGGAGTCCCCGGGCCCGCGTGCGGATCGGCTCCGCAACTCGTGGTACGTAGGATGATGTCCAGGTGCCGTGCCGGAGCCCGGAGGTGATCGATGAGCGCGTTGGCGTTTCCTGCTCCCGACGTGCCGCACCACCGCGGCCGCCGGGCCGATGCGGTCGTCGACCACCTCATCGAGCTGATCGTGAGCGGGGTCGTCCCGCCCGGCAGCAGCCTGCCGGTCGAGTCCGCGCTCTGCGAAGCGTTCGGGGTCAGCCGGACGGTCGTCCGCGAAGCGATCAAGTCCCTGGAAGCCAAGGGACTCCTGAAAGTCCGGCAGGGTGTCGGCACCCTGGTCTCGGCCCAGGAGTCGTGGAACCTGCTCGATCCCGCCCTCCTGACGGCCATCGTGCGCCACGACGAGCGGTACGACATCCTCGACCAGCTCGTCGACGTGCGCACCTCCCTCGAATCGAGCATGGCCCGGGAAGCGGCGCGCAAGGCCACCCCGGCCGACATCGCCGAGTTGCGTGACCTCATGGCTCAGCTCGACGCGGCGGTCGGGGAACCGGACCTCCTCGACGACATCGACGTGACGTTCCACGAGCGGATCATGCTCGTGTCCGGGAACCGGCTCGGCCGGGCGATCGTGCACACGGTGCACGCCGAGGCACGGCGCAGCCCGCGCTACGTCGGTCACTCGGCCTTGAAGCACCGGCGGCAGTCGAACCGGCAGCACCGGGCCGTCCTCGAAGCGATCGCAGCCGGTGATCCCGACGCGGCGGCTTCGCTGATGGCCGAGCACATCGCCACGTCCTGGCAGCGACGCCGTCCCGCGGGTCCGCACCGGCCGGCCGGCTGAGTGCGGGCTCATTCCTTCACCCCGCCACCGACCAGCCCCCGCACCAGCGCGCGCTGCGACAGCATGAACACGATCGCCACCGGGACGACCGCGAGCAGCGTGGCGAGGGCCAGTTCCGGCCGGAAGATGTTCACCTGCTGGCCGCCACCGCCGACCGCGGGGTTGAACGAAGGCGTCGACGACAGCAGATCCGAGAGCCCGACCTGGATCGGGTACTGCGTCGAATCCGCGAGAACGGTGTAGGGCAGGAAGAAGTTGTTCCAGTCGGCCACGAAACTGAAGAACAGGACCAGCGCGACGACCGGTTTCGCCAGCGGCAGCGCCACGTGGCGGAACGTCGACCATTCGTCGCAGCCGTCGATGCGCGCCGCGTCGAGCAGTTCGCGCGGGACCGCGGTGGCGTAGTAGATGTACGCGAGGTAGACGCCGAACGGGTAGAACGCGAACGGGAGAATCACCGAAAGCGCGTTCCCGATCAGGTGCACGGCGTTGAGCTCGAGGAAGATCGGGAGCACGAGCGCCGCCGCCGGCATGATCATCACGACGAGGGTCAGCGTCAGCACCAGCTTCCGGCCGGGGAACCGCCCGAACGCGAGGCCGTAGCCGGCGGGAATCCCCGTCACCAGCACGATCGCGGTCGCGGTCACCGCGTACAGCAGCGAGTTGCCGATCCACATGCGGTAGAGGTGGTCGCTGAAGGCGTCCAGGTGCTGCCACGCCTGCGCGATCCGGTCGAAGCCGCCGAAGGCCAGCGGGCCACTGGTGACGAGGGCTTCGTCGGATTTGGTCGGCGCGAGGATCAACCAGGCCAGCGGGACCACGAAGAACGCGGCGAAGACCGCGAGGATCGCGAACCGGAGGCCACGCGCGGCGAGTCGCATCAGTCATCCGTCCTGAACAGCCCGGTGCGGGTCACGATGAGCGCCGCGGCGAGCAGTCCGATCGCGAGAAGGTCGACGGAGACGGCGGCGGCGGCGTTGAAGTCCGCGTAGCGGAACGCCAGCTGGAACGCGAGCTGGTTGGCCGACCAGGTGTCGGGGACCTGCCCGAGGCTGGCCTGGTTCACCAGCTGCGGCTCGACGAACAGCTGGGTCCCGGTCGCGAAGGAGAGGATCGCCATGTAGGCGATCCACTTGCGGATCAACGGCAGCTTGATGCGGAGCGCGATCGTCACCGGTCCCGCGCCGTCGATGCGCGCGGCGTCCTCCAGGTCTTGCGGGATCGTGTTCAGGGCGCCGTACATGATGACGATCCAGCCGCCGGCCCCGGTCCAGAACGCGATCATCGCGAAGATGAAGGGCAGCTTGCCGGGCGCGATCGACTCGACGAACAGCTGCGCTCCGAACACGTCGTGCAGCAGGAACGCACCGGGGCTGACGGCCGGGTCGAGCATGAACAGCCAGACCAGGACCGACGACGCCCCGGCGAGCGCGCCGGGGATGTAGAACAGGAAGCGGAAGGTGGCCGAGACCCGGTTCGCGCGGCCGTGCAGCAGCAGCGTCAGCCCGACGACGAGCACGACGAGGGAGCCGAGCCACACGCTCGTGTAGAGCAGGATGTGCCCGAAGGCGGGCAGGAAGCGGTAGTCGCCGATGGTCCGGGTGAAGTTGCCGAAGCCGGCCCAGCCGCCCGCGTCGTCGGTGAACGCGAGGCCCAGCGCGTAGATCATCGGAAGGACGCCGAACACGACGAGGAACGGCAGGTAGGGCCCGACGAACACGAGTCCCGGCCAGGTGTGCCGGCGCCGCTTGCGCTGAGCGGGCGCTCCTGCCCCCACGGCAGGAGCGTCCGCTTCGGCGGTACTAGGGCCTGTATCGAAGTCGGTCAGAGCCATTCGTCGATGGCTGCGATGTGGATGGTGGCTTCGTAGCGGACAGCNNNNNNNNNNNNNNNNNNNNNNNNNNNNNNNNNNNNNNNNNNNNNNNNNNNNNNNNNNNNNNNNNNNNNNNNNNNNNNNNNNNNNNNNNNNNNNNNNNNNNNNNNNNNNNNNNNNNNNNNNNNNNNNNNNNNNNNNNNNNNNNNNNNNNNNNNNNNNNNNNNNNNNNNNNNNNNNNNNNNNNNNNNNNNNNNNNNNNNNNNNNNNNNNNNNNNNNNNNNNNNNNNNNNNNNNNNNNNNNNNNNNNNNNNNNNNNNNNNNNNNNNNNNNNNNNNNNNNNNNNNNNNNNNNNNNNNNNNNNNNNNNNNNNNNNNNNNNNNNNNNNNNNNNNNNNNNNNNNNNNNNNNNNNNNNNNNNNNNNNNNNNNNNNNNNNNNNNNNNNNNNNNNNNNNNNNNNNNNNNNNNNNNNNNNNNNNNNNNNNNNNNNNNNNNNNNNNNNNNNNNNNNNNNNNNNNNNNNNNNNNNNNNNNNNNNNNNNNNNNNNNNNNNNNNNNNNNNNNNNNNNNNNNNNNNNNNNNNNNNNNNNNNNNNNNNNNNNNNNNNNNNNNNNNNNNNNNNNNNNNNNNNNNNNNNNNNNNNNNNNNNNNNNNNNNNNNNNNNNNNNNNNNNNNNNNNNNNNNNNNNNNNNNNNNNNNNNNNNNNNNNNNNNNNNNNNNNNNNNNNNNNNNNNNNNNNNNNNNNNNNNNNNNNNNNNNNNNNNNNNNNNNNNNNNNNNNNNNNNNNNNNNNNNNNNNNNNNNNNNNNNNNNNNNNNNTATTTCGGCCGCCGACACGCCCAGCACGGTCAACTCCAGCTCAACCTGCCGGAGACAACTTCGATACAGGCCCTAGTCGACCGCATACCCGGCCGCCTGTGCCGCCTGCTTGAGCGCCTTCCCGAACGGCTCCAGCAACGAGCTCAGCGGCTTGCCCGCCACCAGCTCCGTGATCACGCTGGTGGACCAGACGGGCTGGTCGGGGTAGGAGACCAGGTTCCAGCCCGGCCAGATCTGGTCGGCGGCGGCTTTGAGCGCCGGAGTCGGATCGGCGGCGTAGTAGGGGTTGGCGGCCTGTTGCTCCAGCCACTTGGTGGCCAGCGGCGCGTAGGCCGGATAACCGGGCCGGGCGTCGGCACCGCTCGGGTTGAACACGGTCGTGGCCCAGGTGACGAAGTCCGCCGCGGTCGTGAGGTTGGTGGAGTGCCGGGACATGATCCACGGCCCACCGCCGACCTGGCCGGTGGTCACCGGCGTGTCGGTCCCCCACTGCAGCGGCGGCGCGGCCGTGATCTGCTTCGCCGGGACGTGCAGCGCCTGGTCGAAGACCGCCTGGGCGTACCACGACGGCCCCGGCATGAGCAGGACCTTGCTGTCGGCGCCCCCGTACTTCTGGGCGAAGTCGGGGGTGAACACGCTCAGCGGCGGCACCGTGCCGTTCTTGATCAGCGGGTCGAGCAGACCGGCCACCCGCGTGCAGTGCGAGTCCGTCGCGTCGATGTGCACGCTGGTGCCGTGCACCTGCTCGAGCGGGCACTGGTTGCCCCACAGGTAGATCCAGTGGCTGAACGAATCCCCGACGTTGCCGACGATGTAGCCCGGGTGTTCCGTGGCGACCTTCTCACCGAGGCTCGCCCACTCCTGCCAGGTCTTCGGCACCGCGTAGTGGAACCGGTCCATCAGCGTCTTGTTGACCCACAGCACGACCTGGGCGAGGTTGTCCTGCACGCAGTACTGCGTACCGTTGATCGTGCACTGGGCGGTCGAACTCGCCGGCCACTGGCCGAGCACGTCCTGCTTGAGGAGATCCTTGACCGGCGCGGCGAATTCGAACGGCTTCTGCGCCATCCACACCGGATCGTTGACCTGCTCGCTGAAGAGCACATCCGGCCAGCCCTTGCCGGTCCGGTTCCACAGCTGGATCTTCGTCTGCAACGTGGTCGCCCCGTTGCCGTCGCCGTCGAAGGTGACGATGTTCGCGTGGACCTGGGGATGCGCCTTGGCATAGGCCTGCGCCACGGGCAGGCGCGCCGCGTCCACCCAGATGGTCAGATCACCCCCGACGGTCCCCGCGGAGTTCGACCCGCTCGGCGAGGTACCCGTGGAGGTAGAACACCCCGCCACCGCCATCGCCGCCACGATGACGACAAGCCACCGACGTCGCTGAATCATCGCTGATCACACTCCCGCACGGGGACTGTCCAGAGGGCTCCGTCGACCCTGGAATTCAAATAACGTAAGTCGTATGACGTCTTATGTCAATTGTCCGGGTTGGACGCGGCACGCCAGGAAGCCACGCGATCCGCGCGGGGAAAGAAAAGAACGTCCGGGCAAGAATGCCCTGTGCGGCAATTCGGCGAGAATGATCAAAATCGGTTGTCCTTCTCGATGCGCTGCACCGTACTGCGCTGACCCCGAGATGAGACGGGTCCTCCGCCGAGCAGAAAACCCGTCCACCTCACGGGAATCCGGGGTCAGTGCGCTGCGGCCATGCGCTCGCGCAAGCTGCGCGGCCGCATGTCGGTCCACACCGCGTCGATGTGGGCCAGGCAGTCCTCCTGCGGCCCGGTCGTGCCCTCCGCGTGCCAGCCGGTGGGCAGGTCGCGGTCCGCGGGCCAGATCGAGTACTGCTCCTCGTCGTTGACGACGACCTGGAACGTGCCGGTGTTCTCGAACATCGTGGGTGCCCTTTCGGTGTGCGGAAATTCAGTGGACTTCGGCCAGGTCGGCCAGGAGGAGCTGTTCGATGCGCGCGGCCGTGTCCTGCACGGTCGGGTACTCGAAGATCAGCTTGATCGGCAGGTTCAGCTCGTACGCCTGCCGCAGCCGGCTGAGCACGCGCACCGCCAGCAGCGAGTGGCCGCCGGCGTCGAGGAAGTCCCGGTCGATGCTGACGCGGTCCAGGCCGAGCACCGCGCACCAGATCGCGGCGACCGTCTCCTCGGTGGTCGTCCGGGGCGCCAGGAACGCCGCCGGCTCCTCCTCCGGTGCGGTGGGGGCCACCGCCGTCAGCGCGTTGCGGTCGACCTTCCCGCTGGCCAGCAACGGCAAGGCGGCCACGAACGTGATCGTGCTGGGGATCGCGTAGGAGGTGAGGTGGTCCCCGAGGTAGGCCCGCAGGTCGGCGCCGGTCGTCTTCGGTTCGGCCACCACGTAGGCGGCCAGCTGCTTGCCGCCCGCGATCGCGGGCACCGCCACCACGGCCGCGCCCAGCACGGCCGGGTGGGCCACCAGCGCGGCCTCGACCTCGCCCAGCTCGACGCGGACGCCGCGGATCTTCACCTGGTTGTCGACGCGGCCGAGGAACGTGATCGTCCCGTCGGCGCGGCGGACCGCGCGGTCGCCGGTGCGGTAGACGCGCCGGCCGCCGGGAGCCGGCACGAACGCCAGCGCGGTGCGGCGCGGGTCACCGAGGTAGCCGCGGGCCAGGCCTTCGCCGCCGATGCACAGCTCGCCGATCTCCCCGGCCGGGACCTCGTCGAGCCGCGCGTCGCGGACGCGCACCTCGCACGCGGTCATGTCGGTGCCGATCGGCACGCTCTCGTCGGCGGACAGGCCGTCCTCGGTCGTCACCCGGTGGTGGGTCGAGTCGATCGACGCCTCGGTCACCCCCCACGTGTTGTCCAGCTCGACGGTGTCGCCGAAGCGGGCCGAGAAGCGCCGGGCGGTGATCGGGCGCAGGGCTTCGCCGCTGCTCAACGCCGACCGCAGCGACGCCAGGCCCGCCATGTCGTCGTCGGTGAGCGCGTCCAGGAACAGGTCCAGCACGCTCGGCACGAACTGCAGGTGCACCACCCGGTACTTGACGGCGGCGTCGATGATGGCCCGCGGGTCGCGGTGCGCGCCGGGCTCCAGCACGGCCACGCGGCCGCCGTGCATCAGCGGCCAGAACAGCTCCACGGCCGCGTCGTCGAAGGTGAGCGTGGTCTTGTGCAGGACGGTTTCGCCCGGCTGCAGGTCGTGGCGGTCCTGCATCCAGCGCATCCGGTTGATCCAGCCGGTGTGCGGGCACCCGACGCCCTTCGGCCGGCCGGTCGAACCGGACGTGCAGTAGACGGCCGCGAGGTTGTCCCCGCCGGTCGGCGCGGACACGGGCACGGGGGAGCCGGTGGCCGCCACGAGCACGGGCTGCTGGCCCAGCGACACCATCCGGTCCACACAGGACGGCTGGGTCAGGGTGATCCGGGCCCCCGCGATGTCGAGGGTGTCGGCCACGCGCTGGTCCGGGGAGTCGGGCTCGACCGGCACGTAGGCGCCGCCGGCCCGCAGCACGGCGAGGACGGCGACGACCATCTCCACCGCCCGGTCCATCACGACGCCGACGCGCACCTCGGGGCCGACGCCGAGCGCCTTGAGGCGGGCCGCGGTGGCGTTGGCCAGCTCGTCCAGCTCGCGGTAGGTCAGCGCCCGCCGCGCGTCGACGACGGCCTGCGCGTCCGGCGTGCGGGCCGCCTGCGCGGCGATCAGCCGGTCCAATGTGGTCATGGTTTCTCCTTCGGTCCCAGTCGATCGGTCGGCGCGGCCACCGCTCACCCGACCGCGGTCATCGGCTCGGGGCGGCGGGTGCCTGCCCCCGGTTCGAGCACATCCGGGCCGTAGCCGGCCCGCAGCCATTCGTCGTCGTAGACGGTTTGCAGGTAGCGTTCGCCGAGGTCGGGCGAGATGGCGACGGCCGTGCCCGGTTGTCGCGCCGAGCCGGCCAGCCAGGCCAGCGCCCCGGCCACCACGGTGCCGGTGGAGCCGCCGAGCAGGAACCCCTGCCGGGCCAGCGCCCGGCAGGTCCGCGCGGTTTCGGCCTCGTCCACGAGCACCACGTCGTCCACATAGGACCGGTCGAGCAACGGCGGCCGGAACCCCATGCCCAGCCCCGGGATCAGCCGCCGCCCGGGCGGGCCGCCGAAGCTGACCGAGCCGTGGGTGTCGACCGCGATGATCAGTGCGCTGCTGCCGGTGTCACGCAGGTAGCGCGCGCACCCCATCAGGGTGCCGGTCGTGCCCGCGCCGACGAACAGCAGCTCGAGCTCCGGGAACCGGTGCAGGATGGCGGGGGCGGTCCGCCGGTAGTGCGCGGTCCAGTTCGCCGGGTTGGCGTACTGGTTGGTCCACACGCAACGGTCGTCCGCCGCGAGCAGTTCGCGGATCAGCGCCACCCGCGCACCGACCAGGCCGCCCGTGGGGTGCGGGGTGGTGACGACGTGGACGGTGGCGCCGAGCGCGCGCATCAGCGCGACGGTGGTCGGGTTGCACCGGCTGTCGGTGACGCAGACGAACCCGAGGCCGCGGTTGGCCGCGACCGCGCTCAACGCGACACCGAGGTTGCCCGACGAGGACTCGACCAGGATCGAATCCGGGCGCAGCACACCGCTGCGCTGCGCCCGGTCGACCATCTCGGCCGCGACCTTCAGCTTGACCGAGCCGCCGAAGTTGAAGCCCTCGCACTTGAGGTGCAGGCCCGGGTGGAACGTGGGGCCGAGGTCGATGAAGAGATCGTCCTCCACGTACTGGTGTGGTCCGGTGATGACCGGCATGACTGGTCGAACCTCCCGTCCGGCGCGCGGCCGCTCAGCCGTGCCGGCGCAGTTCGTGGAAGAACCCGTCGACGGTGATCGCTCCGGCGTCCTGCGCGCGGCCGTGGACGAGCTTGGCCACCGCGAGGTCGAGTACGCCGAGCCCGAAGGGGGAAAACACGATGGTGTCGGTCGCGGGTGGGGCGACGGCGCCGGTGAGCACGTCGTACAACGTGCCCGCCAGGAAGTTCCGGTTGCCCGTCTCCTGTTCGGTGAGGTGGACCGACGTGGCGGCCCGGAGGCAGTGGTCGGCGTCGTCGACGAAGTTGGCGGCCGCCCGGATCACCGACGGCGCCAGGTCGCGCAGCGAGACGTGCAGCACCACCGGGTGGTGGTCGAACCACTCCGGCGCGTCGATGTGCGGGGTGGCGGCCACGGTGGCGAACACGATGAGGTCGCTGCCGCGCACGAGGCTCTCGGCATCCGGGTGCACCTCGGCGGGCACGCCGTCGCGCTCGATGCGCTCGCGCAGCCCGCCGGCGTGGTCGGTGGACAGGTCGTGGATGCCGATCCGCTCGAACTCCCAGCCGTCCGCCTGCAGGTACTCGTAGACGTAGCGGCTGATCAGCCCGGCCCCGACGATGCCGAGCCGGCGCGGTGCCGGCCGGCCCGCGGTGAGGGTGCGCGCGGCGAGCGCCGCGGACGCCGCGGTGCGGGCGGCGCTGATGATCGAGGCCTCCAGGCAGGCGGTCGGGTACCCGGTGCGCTGGTCGTTGAGGATCATCACCGCGGAGGCGCGCGGGAGCCCGCTGGCGATGTTTTCGGGGAAGCTGGAGATCCACTTGATCCCGTCCACCCCGATCGCGCCGCCCGCCGAGGCGGGCAGCGCGATGATGCGTGAGGCCGGCCGCTCCGGGAACCGCAGGAAGGAGGACGGCGGGTTGACCGTCGCCCCCGCGCCGTGGGTGCGGTAGGCCTCCTCGACGACGTCGATCACCTCGCGTCGCGCCCCGTCGAGCACCTGGTGCACCACGGCACCGGGCACCACGGTGAACGACGGCGCCGTCTGGGCCGCGTCCAGGTCCGTCACAGCGATGGTCATCTGCAGCTCCGTCTTCTCGGCTCGGTCGATGCCAGCGATGACACCGGCGGCCGCCTTCGAGCCGCCTTCACCGCGCCATCACCGGACGGCGGGCCGCCACCGGTCCGGTGAAGGCGCGGCGATACCGGCGGGGAGTCCGCTGTGCAGAGCCAATCCACGCGAACCGGCACGACGGAAGGACCTGCATGGCCCCGCAAAGACTCGTGATCCTCGGGGTCGCGGAGAGCGACGCCCACGCCGTGGCCAACCGGCTGATCGCCATGCACCTGAGCCAGGCCGGCTTCGAGGTGGTCAACCTGGGCACGTGCACACCGCTGGCGGACTTCGCCGCGGCGCTGCGCCGGCACCCCACCGCGGAAGCGGTGCTGATCGGCAGCCTGAACGGGCACGCGTACGCCGATCTGCGGGACTTGCCCGCGCTGCGCGCCGAAGGCGAGCTGCGGTGCCCGGTGGTCGTCGGCGGCAACCTCGCCGTCGGCGTCGACCGGTCCGCCGACGCCCGGCGCCGGCTGCTGGAGCTCGGCGTCGACCGCGTCCTGACCGACGCGGCCGAGCTGGTCCCGCTGCTGGACTCGCTGCGGCCGAAGGTGGCGGTGTAGCCGTGTCCGCACCCACCACCGCCGATTTCCCGATGACCGTGAGCCCGGCGACCGCGGCCGCGCTGCCACCGTGGCCGGAGGTCGTGTCGTGGCTGAGCGCGCCCGAGCGCCGCCACGCGGTCGACGTGCTGCGGGCGGCCCGGCGGCCGTTCGTGCAGCCGCGCTGCGGCGTCGGCGAGCACGCCCGGATGCTGGCGTCGCTGCGCACCCTGGACCAAGCCGGCCCCGGCCTGTTGTCGGTGACCATCGACTCGCACACGCGGCTGGGCCACTTCGGCACCGCCGCCCGGGTGCTGCGGGAACGCCCCGCCGACCTCAACGGCTACCCGCTGCTCGCCCACGGGTGGGAACGCGGCCGGGAGCTCGCCGCCGCGGCCGGGGTGCCCCTGGAGGTCCGGCACGGCTCCCCCGAGGCCCGCGACCTGTTCGCGTGCACCCTGGCGTCCGGGATCACCTCGTTCGAGGGCGGCGGCATCGGCTACAACCTGCCCTACTGCAAGGACGTTCCGCTGCGGGACTCGCTCGAGTCGTGGCGCGAGGTCGACACCGCCTGCGGAGAACTCGCCGCCGCGGGCGTGGTCGTCGACCGGGAGCTCTTCGGCACCTTGACCGGCGTGCTGATGCCCCCGTCGATCAGCCTGGCGTGTGCGTTCGCCGAAGCGCGGCTCGCCGCCGATGCCGGGGTCCGCTGCGTGTCGATCGCCTACCCGCAGAGCGGCGAGGTCTACCAGGACACCGCGGCGCTGCGGGCCATCCCGGCGCTGGCCGGGCGGTACCTGCCCGCGCACGTCGAGGTCCACCCGGTGCTGCACGAGTTCATGGGGGTGTTCCCGCGGTGCCCTGGCTGCGCCCGGTCGCTGATCCTGCTGGGCGCGCTGACCGCCCGGCTCGGCGGCGCGGCGAAGGTGATCAACAAGACCGTCCACGAGGCCAGCGGCATCCCGAGCGCGGAGGTCAACGCCGACGGGATCCGGTGCGCGCAACTGGGTCTGTCGCCGCTGCTGGACTTCGTCGAGCTGGACGAGGGCCTGCTCGCCGAGGAGTGCGGCTGGCTCCGGCGGGAGGTCACCGAGCTGCTCGACCCGGTGCTCGACGCGGCGGATCCGTTGCCCCGCATCGTTTCCGCGTTCGCCCGCGGCACGCTCGACGTGCCGTT is from Amycolatopsis mediterranei and encodes:
- a CDS encoding mandelate racemase/muconate lactonizing enzyme family protein, producing MRITGFRSLTTVQDWGRPVGDANGIYANGVVEVPIVLLDTDEGVTGAGLGPHPRIEELFPAIEGEDPRAVAALYDRMLRWTFKAGHAGEVFGTIGALDSALWDIKAKAAGQPLWRLLGGRDRRVPAYASGLDIALSEEELAATYRAYAERGLRVAKVKGGRDVDQDRRRLCLVRDVLADFSRGVRPGLMLDANESWTRKQAVRHVGELESTLDLTWVEEPVRRWDAEGLAAVSRGIRASVATGENLTGLEQFRPLLAAGAVDVVQTASVWGVTHFLRVAALAHAHDLPVSPVGTTPAGLLHAATAVPNHLVSELQDLRPPVGLTVDHDVEDGAFVLGDRPGLGILVDEEAIGALDVLPAEEVRTTPGVRPERAGRRLLAEPAPRRPGLRAVTS
- a CDS encoding FadR/GntR family transcriptional regulator, encoding MSALAFPAPDVPHHRGRRADAVVDHLIELIVSGVVPPGSSLPVESALCEAFGVSRTVVREAIKSLEAKGLLKVRQGVGTLVSAQESWNLLDPALLTAIVRHDERYDILDQLVDVRTSLESSMAREAARKATPADIAELRDLMAQLDAAVGEPDLLDDIDVTFHERIMLVSGNRLGRAIVHTVHAEARRSPRYVGHSALKHRRQSNRQHRAVLEAIAAGDPDAAASLMAEHIATSWQRRRPAGPHRPAG
- a CDS encoding carbohydrate ABC transporter permease, whose amino-acid sequence is MRLAARGLRFAILAVFAAFFVVPLAWLILAPTKSDEALVTSGPLAFGGFDRIAQAWQHLDAFSDHLYRMWIGNSLLYAVTATAIVLVTGIPAGYGLAFGRFPGRKLVLTLTLVVMIMPAAALVLPIFLELNAVHLIGNALSVILPFAFYPFGVYLAYIYYATAVPRELLDAARIDGCDEWSTFRHVALPLAKPVVALVLFFSFVADWNNFFLPYTVLADSTQYPIQVGLSDLLSSTPSFNPAVGGGGQQVNIFRPELALATLLAVVPVAIVFMLSQRALVRGLVGGGVKE
- a CDS encoding carbohydrate ABC transporter permease, whose translation is MGAGAPAQRKRRRHTWPGLVFVGPYLPFLVVFGVLPMIYALGLAFTDDAGGWAGFGNFTRTIGDYRFLPAFGHILLYTSVWLGSLVVLVVGLTLLLHGRANRVSATFRFLFYIPGALAGASSVLVWLFMLDPAVSPGAFLLHDVFGAQLFVESIAPGKLPFIFAMIAFWTGAGGWIVIMYGALNTIPQDLEDAARIDGAGPVTIALRIKLPLIRKWIAYMAILSFATGTQLFVEPQLVNQASLGQVPDTWSANQLAFQLAFRYADFNAAAAVSVDLLAIGLLAAALIVTRTGLFRTDD
- a CDS encoding ABC transporter substrate-binding protein; its protein translation is MDAARLPVAQAYAKAHPQVHANIVTFDGDGNGATTLQTKIQLWNRTGKGWPDVLFSEQVNDPVWMAQKPFEFAAPVKDLLKQDVLGQWPASSTAQCTINGTQYCVQDNLAQVVLWVNKTLMDRFHYAVPKTWQEWASLGEKVATEHPGYIVGNVGDSFSHWIYLWGNQCPLEQVHGTSVHIDATDSHCTRVAGLLDPLIKNGTVPPLSVFTPDFAQKYGGADSKVLLMPGPSWYAQAVFDQALHVPAKQITAAPPLQWGTDTPVTTGQVGGGPWIMSRHSTNLTTAADFVTWATTVFNPSGADARPGYPAYAPLATKWLEQQAANPYYAADPTPALKAAADQIWPGWNLVSYPDQPVWSTSVITELVAGKPLSSLLEPFGKALKQAAQAAGYAVD
- a CDS encoding MbtH family protein; the encoded protein is MFENTGTFQVVVNDEEQYSIWPADRDLPTGWHAEGTTGPQEDCLAHIDAVWTDMRPRSLRERMAAAH